A stretch of the Streptomyces ortus genome encodes the following:
- a CDS encoding STM4013/SEN3800 family hydrolase: protein MNEVVGRDDLLLLTLDTLRHDVAVELAAAGRLPNLTARLPGGTWEKRHAPGNFTYASHQAMFAGFLPTPAGPGPHPRLFAARFAGSETTADGTFVFETPDLVSALAAHGYRTVCVGGVGFFNKQGALGDVLPGYFQESHWEPEFSVSSPTSFEAQVARAEQTIAELPPQQRLFLFLNASALHQPNWFHLPGATREAGDSRLTHAAALEYIDRHVGRLFSAMSSRRRCFAIVCSDHGTAYGDDGYTGHRLGHESVWTVPYGHFFLEPPA, encoded by the coding sequence ATGAACGAGGTCGTGGGACGGGACGATCTGCTCCTGCTCACCCTGGACACCCTCCGCCACGACGTGGCCGTCGAGCTCGCGGCAGCCGGCCGGCTGCCCAACCTCACCGCCCGTCTCCCGGGCGGCACCTGGGAGAAGCGGCACGCGCCGGGGAACTTCACCTACGCCTCCCACCAGGCGATGTTCGCCGGCTTCCTTCCCACGCCCGCCGGACCGGGGCCGCATCCACGCCTGTTCGCGGCCCGGTTCGCGGGCAGCGAGACGACGGCGGACGGCACCTTCGTCTTCGAGACCCCGGATCTCGTGTCCGCCCTGGCCGCGCACGGCTACCGCACGGTGTGCGTCGGCGGCGTCGGCTTCTTCAACAAGCAGGGCGCCCTGGGCGACGTACTGCCCGGCTACTTCCAGGAGAGCCACTGGGAGCCGGAGTTCTCCGTGTCCTCCCCGACCTCCTTCGAGGCGCAGGTGGCACGGGCCGAGCAGACTATCGCCGAACTGCCGCCGCAGCAGCGGCTGTTCCTCTTCCTGAACGCCTCCGCGCTGCACCAGCCGAACTGGTTCCACCTCCCCGGCGCGACCCGGGAGGCGGGCGACAGCCGCCTCACCCACGCCGCGGCGCTGGAGTACATCGACCGTCATGTGGGGCGGCTGTTCAGCGCGATGAGTTCGCGCCGCCGCTGCTTCGCGATCGTCTGCTCCGACCACGGCACCGCCTACGGGGACGACGGCTACACCGGCCACCGCCTCGGCCACGAATCCGTGTGGACCGTGCCCTACGGCCACTTCTTCCTGGAGCCGCCCGCATGA
- a CDS encoding STM4014 family protein, whose amino-acid sequence MRRTGSADAPPKWVVVANGDNRRVGLFTTAAEAAGHGTPRVVEWLDVLRDGGHTFADDEIVRLDSPGEDAGVDALLRGVADPTRVEGSARWYARFLDCVASLRGGVRLDDPAELAVMFDKRRCHDRLTRADVPVPPSPTSGSGDLRPVRGWSDVRDLMAAAGLRRAFVKLAHGSSASGVLAVETAASGRVRATTSVERAADGRLYNSLRVRRYTSEAEVAAIVDALAPDGLHVERWLPKASLGGRSADLRVVVVAGRATHAVARTSRSPLTNLHLGGTRGDLAAVRALAGDRWATAIEVSERAAACFPGTLCVGVDLLPAIGWRRFAVGEVNAFGDLLPRLTGLPGSGAEGRDTYAAQIAAAGSFHHDPRRAPAPPAREPGPPASPHDLPRTAHATA is encoded by the coding sequence TCGTCGCCAACGGGGACAACCGCAGGGTGGGGCTGTTCACCACGGCCGCCGAGGCCGCGGGCCACGGCACGCCCCGGGTCGTCGAGTGGCTCGACGTCCTGCGCGACGGCGGACACACCTTCGCCGACGACGAGATCGTCCGCCTCGACTCCCCCGGTGAGGACGCCGGTGTGGACGCCCTGCTGCGGGGCGTGGCCGATCCGACGCGGGTGGAGGGTTCCGCGCGGTGGTACGCGCGGTTCCTGGACTGCGTGGCCTCGCTGCGCGGCGGTGTAAGGCTCGACGACCCGGCGGAGCTGGCCGTGATGTTCGACAAAAGGCGCTGCCACGACCGGCTCACGCGCGCGGACGTGCCGGTGCCGCCGTCCCCCACGTCCGGTTCCGGCGACCTCCGGCCGGTCCGGGGGTGGTCGGACGTACGGGACCTGATGGCGGCGGCGGGCCTGCGGCGCGCCTTCGTGAAGCTCGCCCACGGCTCGTCCGCCTCCGGTGTCCTGGCCGTCGAGACCGCCGCCTCGGGCCGGGTCCGTGCGACGACCTCGGTGGAGCGCGCCGCCGACGGCCGGCTGTACAACTCACTGCGGGTGCGGCGCTACACGTCGGAGGCGGAGGTCGCCGCGATCGTGGACGCCCTGGCGCCCGACGGGCTGCATGTCGAACGCTGGCTGCCGAAGGCCTCCCTCGGCGGCCGGTCGGCCGATCTGCGCGTCGTGGTCGTGGCGGGCCGGGCCACCCACGCCGTGGCCCGCACCAGCCGCTCCCCACTGACCAATCTGCATCTGGGCGGGACGCGTGGCGATCTGGCGGCGGTGCGCGCGCTGGCGGGCGACCGGTGGGCCACGGCCATCGAGGTGAGCGAGCGGGCCGCCGCCTGCTTTCCCGGCACGCTGTGCGTGGGTGTCGACCTGCTGCCCGCCATCGGCTGGCGCCGCTTCGCCGTCGGCGAGGTCAACGCGTTCGGCGACCTGCTCCCCCGCCTCACCGGTCTGCCGGGCAGCGGGGCGGAGGGCCGGGACACGTACGCGGCGCAGATCGCCGCGGCCGGCTCCTTCCACCACGACCCGCGCCGGGCTCCCGCCCCACCGGCCCGGGAGCCCGGCCCGCCCGCGTCACCGCACGACCTGCCGAGGACAGCCCATGCCACAGCCTGA
- a CDS encoding STM4012 family radical SAM protein gives MTVITSAGSTASSTHTTSTASGSSVDTSAAPPRPYQSYTYAYPHKTAYRPLVPPPRLADLWAGESRQALSLYLHIPFCEIRCGFCNLFTRIGAPDGLTGRYLDAVRRQAAAVREALGDEEPPRFANAAFGGGTPTYLEAAELERLCDIAEREMGVDLRAVPLSVEASPSTATADRLAVLAERGTTRLSLGVQSFVEEESRAAVRPQRRSVVEAALARIREAAIPVLNIDLIYGIDGQTAASWRYSLDAALSWRPEEIYLYPLYIRPLTGLGRHTDRRTADRQWDEDRLRRYREGRDHLLSHGYEQVSMRMFRRADAPPQGPDDYACQTDGMIGLGCGARSYTSRLHYSFDYAVSMREIRGIIDDYTATEDFSRALHGRWVDEDEARRRHLLQSLLQAEGFPLADYRSRFGTDPGDDFPAELGTLVGRGWLDDARPELLRLSAEGLAHSDAIGPELFSPAVREAMAAYETK, from the coding sequence ATGACCGTCATCACCTCCGCGGGCAGCACCGCGAGCAGTACGCACACCACGAGCACCGCCTCGGGCAGTTCCGTGGACACCTCCGCCGCTCCGCCGCGCCCCTACCAGAGCTATACGTACGCGTATCCGCACAAGACCGCCTACCGGCCGCTCGTCCCGCCGCCGCGGCTCGCGGACCTGTGGGCCGGGGAGTCCCGGCAGGCGCTCTCGCTGTATCTGCACATCCCGTTCTGCGAGATCCGCTGCGGCTTCTGCAACCTCTTCACCCGCATCGGCGCGCCGGACGGGCTGACCGGCCGCTATCTGGACGCCGTGCGGCGCCAGGCCGCCGCCGTGCGCGAGGCCCTGGGTGACGAGGAACCGCCGCGTTTCGCCAACGCGGCGTTCGGCGGCGGAACACCGACGTATCTGGAGGCCGCCGAGCTGGAGCGGCTGTGCGACATCGCCGAGCGGGAGATGGGCGTGGACCTGCGGGCCGTCCCGCTCTCCGTGGAGGCTTCACCGTCCACGGCCACGGCGGACAGACTGGCCGTCCTGGCCGAACGGGGCACCACGCGCCTGAGCCTCGGGGTACAGAGCTTCGTCGAGGAGGAGTCGCGCGCCGCCGTCCGCCCCCAGCGCAGGAGCGTCGTCGAGGCGGCGCTGGCCCGCATCCGCGAGGCCGCGATCCCGGTCCTGAACATCGACCTGATCTACGGTATCGACGGCCAGACGGCGGCCAGTTGGCGCTACTCCCTCGACGCGGCCCTGTCCTGGCGCCCCGAGGAGATCTACCTCTATCCCCTCTACATACGTCCGCTCACCGGTCTCGGCCGCCACACCGACCGGCGCACGGCCGACCGGCAGTGGGACGAGGACCGGCTGCGCCGCTACCGGGAGGGCCGCGACCATCTGCTCTCCCACGGGTACGAGCAGGTGTCGATGCGGATGTTCCGGCGGGCGGACGCGCCGCCGCAGGGGCCGGACGACTACGCGTGCCAGACCGACGGCATGATCGGCCTGGGCTGCGGCGCGCGCTCGTACACCTCACGGCTGCACTACTCCTTCGACTACGCGGTGTCGATGCGGGAGATCCGCGGCATCATCGACGACTACACCGCCACCGAGGACTTCTCCCGCGCGCTGCACGGCAGGTGGGTGGACGAGGACGAGGCACGGCGCCGTCATCTGCTGCAGTCGCTGCTCCAGGCGGAGGGCTTTCCCCTCGCGGACTACCGCTCGCGGTTCGGTACGGACCCCGGCGACGACTTCCCGGCGGAGCTGGGCACCCTCGTCGGCCGCGGCTGGCTCGACGACGCACGGCCGGAGCTGCTGCGTCTCTCCGCCGAAGGGCTCGCGCACTCGGACGCCATCGGCCCCGAACTCTTCTCACCGGCCGTGCGTGAGGCCATGGCCGCCTACGAGACGAAGTGA